The window GACCTGCACGCTGGGCTTGATGCCGGCCTCTATCAGCAGACGCAGGAGCTTCAGCGCGGCGTTGGCGACAATGCGGATATGCACCTCGCCGTGATCGCTGATGCCCGAACGGTCCACAGCGTTGATATTGGCACACTGCCAGAGCTGATGCAGTTCCGCGTCGGTGTTGACCTTTTCCATCAACCTTTGCAGGTGTTCGTTATGCCTGGCCGGCAGATTGATCGGCATCTCCTGCCTCCTCATGATGCTCCTGAAATGAATTCCTCTCGTGATCATTCCACTGCGCGTGCGGGATCAGGTTTCCCTGCCGCACGTGCCAGACCTCAGCCCGGTGTAAAAAGGCCTCGGGAAAATCGCGCAAATCGGTGGTGGTGATGATAGCCTGGTGGGCGCCGGCCAGCAGTTCTGCCATATAGCGCCGGCGCGGCTCATCCAGCTCCGACATCAGGTCATCCAGCAGTAAGAGGGGCGTCTCCCCCGTCTCCCACCGGATGAACTCCGCCTCGGCCAGCTTCAGCGCCAGAGCAGTGGTGCGCTGTTGGCCGCGAGAGCCGAAGGCGCGCAGGTCATAGCCGTCAATAGCGAAAATCAGGTCGTCGCGATGCGGCCCGATCAGGGTCTGGCCGGCGGCGATCTCCCGCCGGCGGTTGGCGGTCAGCTTCGCCAGCATCTGCTCCGCAAGCTCGGCCGGCGCGGAAGGGGTTTCCGTCCCTCCATCGAACAGCGTGGAGCGGTAGCGCATCTCCAGTGCCTCCCCGCCGGCGGTGAGCTGACTCTGGAACTCCGCGGCCAAGCTGGCCAACTGCGCCGCGGCAGAGAGCCGGCGCGCCAGCAGTGCGCCCCCATGTTCCGCCAGCCTGGCATCCCAGAAGACCAACTGTTCCAGGTCTCCGCCGGCCTCCCGCAGGATGCGGAGCAGACGGTTCCGCCGCTCCAGCACTTGATTGTACTGCATCAGGTGAGAGCAGTAGGAGCGGTCCACCTGACAGAGCATGACATCCAGATAGCGCCGGCGGCCGGCCGGCGAGCCGGCGATCAGCTCGATGTCCTCCGGCCAGAACATGACCACCTTCAGCTCTCCCAGCAGGTCCAGGGCGCGCTTGGGAACACCATCAATGCGGATCTGCTTGCGGAAGACCATTTGCCCGTTCGTCTGCTGGGTGGGCGCTATGATCAGTTCGAGCCGGCGCGATTCCCCCCGCTTCTCGATCTCGGCCATCAGCCGGGCGAAGGGCAGGGGTTCACTGCCGGCGCTCCAGGCGATCAACTGCTGGTCCGTCTGGGCATGTGGGGACTTGCTGGTGGCCAGCAGATACACGGCCTCCAGCAAATTGGTCTTGCCCTGGGCATTGGGGCCCTGCAGGATGGTCAGGGGACAGGGAAAAGCCAGATCGAGATGGCGGTAATTGCGAAAGTTGACCAGGACCAGATGCTTCAGATACACAACCCGTGCCTTCCCTGTCCCAGAACGTCAGTACGCGAAGAGGGGCTGGACGGAACCGCCCTCGACGTTGCGGCGGATGGTCTCCCCAAAGGCCGGCGCCACCGACAGGATGGTCATGTTGGGAAGCCGTTTTTCCTCGGGGATGGGCACCGTATTGGAGGTGATGATCTCCTTCAGGTCGAGGCTCTGCAGGCGCTGAATGGCCGGCCCCGTGAACAGCCCATGAGCGCACACCAGTGTGATGGAGCGCGCCCCGCGTTCGTACAACAACTGTGCGGTACCCACCATCGTGCCGGCGGTGGCGATCTCGTCGTCGTAAATGATGGCGTCCATGCCGTGCACTTCGCCGATCAGGGAATCCACCTGCACGTGGGCATCGTCAATGCGCTGTTTGCTGACCGCCGCCATGGGAACGCCGAGCTGGCGCGCCAGCTTGCTGGTCTGTTTGGCGCGCCCCATGTCCGGCGCCACCAGCACAGCACGCGACAAGTCCTTCTGCCGCAGGTATTCGATGAAGATGGGCTGGTCGGAGAGATGGTCCATCGGGACGCTGAAAAAGCCATGCACTTGCGGGGAGTGCAGGGTCATGGTGATGACGTGGTTCGCGCCGGCGGTGACCAGCAAATCCGCGATCAAGCGGGCGGCGATAGAAATGCGCGGTTCATCCTTCTTGTCGGAACGGGCGTACGAAAAATAGGGAATCACCGCTGTGATGCGGCGGGCCGAGGCGCCGCGCGCGGCATCACACATCAGGAGCAGTTCCAGCAGGTGCTCGTTGGCCGGCGGCGACAGCGGCTGGACAATATAGACATCCTTTTCCCGCACGCTGTCCCGTAGCTGGACGAAAAGATTGTCGTTGGAAAAGCGCCGGGTTTCCGAAGGGCTGAGAGGGATGCCCAAATACGCCGCGATCTCGCATGCGAGGTCACGATGGGCCTGGCCGCTGAACAGCCGGCAGCGATTGGCAAGATGTTCCGTCATGCGATCATCCCCTTGACAGCACGTTTGCTGGAGGCATCAATCCTCTCGATATTCCGATGGATCGATAAAGGTCCCTCCCTCGATCACCCGTTCGACGAGCTGGCGGTTGGCGTCGAAATAGAGATACACCTCCACGGGGTTGAAACAGCGCTTGCGGCCGATCAGGGTTTTATGGGTGAAATACCCCTCTCCTCCTTCCTGGAGGCTCAGGTCGTTGCGCAGATCCACCCGTGTGCGGATGGTTTCGCCGCACTTCCCACACCGGACATACACCCAGTAGGCGAAGACATCGCCGGCCTCCGCACGCCTTCCGCCCAGCGTCTGTCGTATCTTATCCCACAGCCCCATCCTGCACCTCCGTTTCTGCCTGGCCACCCGCAAGCATTATACCACAGAGCAGGCCGGTTTCTGAAACCGGAAAGGGAAGCGCGGCGCGCTCGTATCAAGATCTCAATCATATATATCCCTTGGTAGAGCATATTAGTTATAGTAGTCGTTATAGTAAGGACTGGGGATAAGTGGACAACCGGCCCGGCCCCCCGATATATTGGGGACAGTGCTCGTCGTATAGCTAGATGACAGATACGGAGGGATGAGGAGCATCTCCTTTCCTCTGGACAAGGTGTGCAGGAAGCGCAGTGCCTTGTGGAAAAGTCCTATGCCGATATGTGGCATCGAAACGGGATAACCGACTGCTGTGGATTGCTGTGGCAGGTTTTCCACAGCCCTATATCTCGTTGTTCCCCCATGGGGAAGGCATAAATTTATACCCCTCCCCGGGCATGAAAGAAGCCCGCCGGCCCTTTATAGCGCCGGCGGGCTTTCTATTCCCCAAAGTTATCCCCAAAACGGGCTATTTATCCACAGTTTTGAGCGCTTTATCCACAGCGTGCGGGATGGAGTGACTGCCCTGCGCCGGCTGGTTCAGGGCCTCGCGCAGGTTGAGGTAGTCTCGCCGCACGCCGGCGTCCTCTTCGATGAGCCGGCCCAGCTTCTCGCAGGCGTAGAGCACCGTGGTATGGTCGCGCCCGCCCAACCGCTCGCCGATCTGTGGGAGAGAAAGCTCCAGTTCGGATCGCAGGAGATACATGGCCATCTGACGGGCGAAGGCGATTTCTTTGCTTCGTTTTTTGCCCAGCAGGTCCTCGACCCGCAGATGGTAGTAGCCGGCGACAGCGCGCAGAACGGCCTCCGGGTCCAGGTTCTGCGCGCGCAGGACGATATCCTGCAGTGCCTGGGCCGCCAGATCCACTGTCAGCGGCGCGCCCATCATGTTGGCATAGATGATGACCCGGTTGAGGCTTCCTTCCAGCTCGCGGATGTTGCTCTGCACCTTGCGGGCGATGAACTCCAGCACCGCGTCGGGCACCGTGATGTTGTGCGTATCCGCCTTATTGCGCAGGATGGCCAGGCGGGTCTCGAAATCGGGCGGGCTGATGTCCGCCATGAGACCGCCTTCGAAGCGGGAGCGAAGCCGCTCCTCCAGGGCGTTGATGGCCTTGGGCGGCCGGTCGCTGGTGATGACGATCTGGCGGTTGGCGGCGTGCAGGGCGTTGAAGGTATGGAAGAACTCCTCCTGGGTGCTTTCCTTGCCGGCGATGAACTGGATGTCATCGATCAACAGCACGTCGATCGAGCGGTATTTCTCTCGGAACTGCACGGTGGTTTGGTTGCGGATGGCGTTGATCAGCTCATTGGTGAACTGTTCGGACGAGACATAGCGCACGCTTCTGCCGTGCTGTAAGGCATAGTGGCCGATGGCATGGAGCAGGTGGGTTTTCCCCAGGCCGACGCCGCCGTACAGGAATAAGGGGTTATAGGCCGCCGCCGGCCGCTCCGCCACGGAGCGCGCCGCCGCATGGGCCAGC of the Anaerolineae bacterium genome contains:
- the dnaA gene encoding chromosomal replication initiator protein DnaA translates to MNPNQIWQAALGELQLQMTRATFETWVKQTSVIGFEDGVFIIGVQSNFAKEWLENRLLGLIKRTLTNLMGRSVEVRFAVHPKSYELSEQEAGPLLTDTLWTPAAYARSSAEAQLNEKYTFETFVVGPNNRLAHAAARSVAERPAAAYNPLFLYGGVGLGKTHLLHAIGHYALQHGRSVRYVSSEQFTNELINAIRNQTTVQFREKYRSIDVLLIDDIQFIAGKESTQEEFFHTFNALHAANRQIVITSDRPPKAINALEERLRSRFEGGLMADISPPDFETRLAILRNKADTHNITVPDAVLEFIARKVQSNIRELEGSLNRVIIYANMMGAPLTVDLAAQALQDIVLRAQNLDPEAVLRAVAGYYHLRVEDLLGKKRSKEIAFARQMAMYLLRSELELSLPQIGERLGGRDHTTVLYACEKLGRLIEEDAGVRRDYLNLREALNQPAQGSHSIPHAVDKALKTVDK
- the recF gene encoding DNA replication/repair protein RecF, with translation MYLKHLVLVNFRNYRHLDLAFPCPLTILQGPNAQGKTNLLEAVYLLATSKSPHAQTDQQLIAWSAGSEPLPFARLMAEIEKRGESRRLELIIAPTQQTNGQMVFRKQIRIDGVPKRALDLLGELKVVMFWPEDIELIAGSPAGRRRYLDVMLCQVDRSYCSHLMQYNQVLERRNRLLRILREAGGDLEQLVFWDARLAEHGGALLARRLSAAAQLASLAAEFQSQLTAGGEALEMRYRSTLFDGGTETPSAPAELAEQMLAKLTANRRREIAAGQTLIGPHRDDLIFAIDGYDLRAFGSRGQQRTTALALKLAEAEFIRWETGETPLLLLDDLMSELDEPRRRYMAELLAGAHQAIITTTDLRDFPEAFLHRAEVWHVRQGNLIPHAQWNDHERNSFQEHHEEAGDADQSAGQA
- a CDS encoding phosphohydrolase, whose product is MPINLPARHNEHLQRLMEKVNTDAELHQLWQCANINAVDRSGISDHGEVHIRIVANAALKLLRLLIEAGIKPSVQV
- a CDS encoding ribose-phosphate pyrophosphokinase is translated as MTEHLANRCRLFSGQAHRDLACEIAAYLGIPLSPSETRRFSNDNLFVQLRDSVREKDVYIVQPLSPPANEHLLELLLMCDAARGASARRITAVIPYFSYARSDKKDEPRISIAARLIADLLVTAGANHVITMTLHSPQVHGFFSVPMDHLSDQPIFIEYLRQKDLSRAVLVAPDMGRAKQTSKLARQLGVPMAAVSKQRIDDAHVQVDSLIGEVHGMDAIIYDDEIATAGTMVGTAQLLYERGARSITLVCAHGLFTGPAIQRLQSLDLKEIITSNTVPIPEEKRLPNMTILSVAPAFGETIRRNVEGGSVQPLFAY